The following proteins are encoded in a genomic region of Coffea eugenioides isolate CCC68of chromosome 6, Ceug_1.0, whole genome shotgun sequence:
- the LOC113776517 gene encoding macrophage migration inhibitory factor homolog, translating into MPTLNLFTNVPVDSVVASDILKDATKAVAKIIGKPESYVMILVNGGVPIAFAGTEEPAAYGELISIGGLGPSVNGKLSSTIAEILQTKLSIDSSRFYIKFYDVQRSYFGFNGSTF; encoded by the exons atGCCAACATTAAATTTATTCACTAATGTCCCAGTGGATTCAGTGGTTGCCTCGGATATTCTCAAGGATGCTACCAAAGCTGTTGCCAAAATCATTGGCAAACCCGAGTCG TATGTGATGATCTTGGTGAATGGAGGAGTACCCATTGCATTTGCGGGAACTGAAGAGCCAGCTGCATATGGGGAACTAATCTCAATAGGGGGCCTTGGACCCAGTGTGAATGGAAAACTTAGCTCAACCATTGCAGAGATTCTCCAAACTAAGCTTTCTATAGATAGTTCTCGGTTTTATATCAAGTTTTATGATGTTCAG CGTTCATACTTTGGATTCAACGGTTCAACTTTTTGA